TTCCCGGGCCAGGACGAGATCGTCGGTCCAGACGTCATCGCCGAGGTCAAAGGGCGGGACATGATGGTGGACCGGTTCGCCGCGCTCTTCGGCCTGGCCGTCGCCGCGACCGACTGACCCTCGTGTGCACGGACACGGCGCCTACACCGGCGGCAAGCTGGCTAACGACTCGGGAGTGATCGCGGAAGCCCGAACCACGGGAGCACACTGTTCTCGAAGCGGGTCATTGCACAGATCCGGTCGCCGGTAAGGGTCAGGACGAACAGGCCGGTCCCGTGGCGGAAGCCGGTAGGGGCGCGCAGGTAGGCTCCGAACGCCGGTTGACCATTTGCCCGCGTCGGCACGAGGTCGAACCTTCGCCCCGAGCCGAAGATGCTGGCGCAGAAGCGGGCCACGGCGGCTCGGCCCTCGTACTCGAAGGGCATCGGTGGCATCGACGTGAAAACGTCGTCTGTCAGGAGGGCCACGAGCGCGTCGAGATCGGCGGACTCCCACGCGCGTACGAACTTCGCCACGATCGCATCCTCGGAGGGCGAGTAGAAGGCGGGAGGCCGTTGGTGATCGGCGACCGGGGGCCGGCGGCGCTGCAGGCTGGCGCGCGCCCGTTTGAGCGCGCTGTTGACCGATTCGACGGTCGAGTCCAGCATGTCGGCCACCTCGTTCGCGTGGAATCCGAGGACGTCGCGTAGGACGAGCACCGCGACCTGGCGAGGCGG
This sequence is a window from Acidimicrobiales bacterium. Protein-coding genes within it:
- a CDS encoding sigma-70 family RNA polymerase sigma factor, producing MTADLISRARTGDGDAFRQLTEPHRRELQVHCYRMLGSFQDAEDALQETLLAAWQSFGGFEGRASLRTWLYKIATNRCLNARRLANRRPAKEWDVPRVEPPEPTRLGEVLWLEPYPDALLESALDVPLGPEARCEQNESISLAFVTALQALPPRQVAVLVLRDVLGFHANEVADMLDSTVESVNSALKRARASLQRRRPPVADHQRPPAFYSPSEDAIVAKFVRAWESADLDALVALLTDDVFTSMPPMPFEYEGRAAVARFCASIFGSGRRFDLVPTRANGQPAFGAYLRAPTGFRHGTGLFVLTLTGDRICAMTRFENSVLPWFGLPRSLPSR